In one window of Leptospira sp. WS92.C1 DNA:
- a CDS encoding general secretion pathway protein GspK — protein sequence MKRSRFREFFLSKYRMFFADFFSRGFISPRKSRKIFRNSRQGFMVVILVMAIGTASFYTATEFGERALGERKIAQADADGFRALLLAKAGFQGALGALKKIPEEYLYKSGIALNPPPLPMGGGTIYYKISSEDGKINLNSLLNQDDNQQNARTVEMVSRLFDKLGIKREKIFPIFDWMDTDLQEMGGGAEDGYYSTLKPPRKNKNSFMYSISELVSVKGFDRDIVYGSLKPANYDQNYSKAFQSEEEKALIGDSDFVLANNITAFVPSGQNSDDRINLNAAPYFVLMSLSDFMTKQAAMRILKFKLEKGGYIKELKDIEKFQEFQIPTAGGLTLYKELAGEGTEVSGGRVKTKGEIFRIVAVGQVGKTIRRITGIFDLTNNTMLYYMED from the coding sequence ATGAAACGCTCGCGTTTCCGGGAATTCTTTTTAAGTAAATATCGGATGTTTTTTGCGGATTTTTTTTCCCGAGGTTTTATATCTCCTCGAAAAAGTCGGAAGATTTTCAGAAATTCAAGACAAGGTTTTATGGTAGTGATTCTTGTCATGGCCATTGGAACGGCTTCTTTTTATACTGCGACCGAATTCGGAGAGAGAGCTCTGGGAGAAAGAAAAATCGCTCAGGCGGACGCGGATGGTTTTCGAGCGTTACTTCTTGCAAAGGCCGGTTTTCAAGGAGCTCTTGGTGCGTTGAAAAAAATTCCCGAAGAATATCTCTACAAAAGCGGGATCGCGCTCAATCCGCCGCCGCTGCCCATGGGCGGGGGAACGATCTACTATAAAATTAGCTCTGAGGACGGAAAAATCAATCTGAACTCGCTCCTCAATCAGGACGACAATCAACAGAACGCACGTACCGTGGAAATGGTCTCGAGACTTTTTGATAAACTCGGAATCAAACGGGAAAAAATATTTCCTATCTTTGACTGGATGGATACCGATCTTCAAGAAATGGGAGGAGGAGCGGAAGACGGATATTATTCGACCTTAAAACCTCCCCGAAAGAATAAGAATTCTTTTATGTATTCGATTTCGGAACTCGTTTCCGTAAAGGGGTTTGATCGTGATATCGTATATGGTTCTTTAAAACCGGCAAACTATGATCAAAATTATTCGAAAGCGTTTCAATCCGAAGAAGAAAAAGCGCTGATCGGAGACAGTGATTTTGTTCTCGCAAATAATATCACCGCGTTCGTTCCCTCCGGACAAAATTCTGACGATAGAATCAACTTGAATGCCGCGCCTTATTTTGTTTTGATGTCCTTATCCGATTTTATGACGAAACAAGCCGCTATGAGAATTCTAAAATTCAAATTGGAGAAGGGCGGTTACATCAAAGAATTGAAGGACATCGAAAAATTTCAGGAATTTCAGATCCCGACTGCTGGAGGACTTACCCTCTATAAAGAACTTGCGGGTGAAGGAACGGAAGTCTCAGGCGGAAGAGTAAAAACAAAGGGCGAAATTTTTCGAATCGTCGCGGTGGGACAGGTCGGAAAAACGATTCGTAGAATCACCGGAATCTTCGATCTGACCAACAACACAATGCTTTATTATATGGAAGACTAA
- the xseA gene encoding exodeoxyribonuclease VII large subunit produces MEESKPLSVSEVTRILKTIITGSKDLKNIWVRGEISNYSKPNSGHIYFSLKDATSLIRCTFFNYSNKNYSGKPLSDGMEIQVYGAVTLYEAGGSYNLNVTRVEELGQGDILLQIERLKQKLTAEGIFDPENKRRIPAFPKTLGIATSPSGAAIEDIIKVARSRFPGINILIAPCVVQGEDAPDSIVSAIHELNRPEWGVDVIIAGRGGGSFEDLMAFNDETVVRAYANSRVPIISAVGHQTDILLSDFAADYATPTPTAAAEHAIPKEEDILQFLSQLEARLRTSLSARVSSSKDRLRLVSGKFIFKEPMQLLNQRSQRVDEIGVRLQKAVQNKLSLARVKWERYTNLTPRIQNILSHKKQRAEFLFSKVEDLSPVSTMKRGYSIVRNGKGKIVTSPEQTKPEEELQILLAGGTMQVIRKGK; encoded by the coding sequence TTGGAAGAATCCAAACCCCTCTCCGTTTCGGAAGTCACCCGAATTCTTAAAACCATCATCACCGGATCCAAGGATCTAAAAAATATATGGGTTCGGGGGGAAATTTCCAATTACAGCAAACCCAACTCGGGTCATATTTATTTTTCTCTGAAAGACGCGACCTCTCTCATCCGCTGTACGTTTTTCAATTATTCCAATAAGAATTATTCGGGAAAACCTCTCAGTGACGGGATGGAAATCCAAGTGTATGGAGCGGTCACACTCTACGAAGCCGGAGGTTCGTATAACCTCAACGTAACCAGAGTGGAGGAATTGGGTCAGGGAGACATTCTTCTCCAAATCGAAAGGCTGAAACAAAAGCTGACCGCGGAGGGAATTTTTGATCCGGAGAATAAAAGGAGAATTCCCGCGTTTCCAAAAACTCTCGGGATCGCGACTTCTCCTTCCGGGGCGGCCATCGAGGACATCATCAAAGTAGCTCGTTCCCGATTTCCTGGGATCAATATTTTGATCGCACCTTGCGTCGTTCAAGGTGAGGATGCACCTGATTCCATCGTGTCCGCGATTCACGAGCTGAATCGTCCCGAATGGGGTGTGGATGTGATCATCGCGGGGCGTGGCGGTGGAAGTTTTGAGGACCTCATGGCGTTTAACGATGAAACGGTCGTTCGAGCCTACGCGAATTCCAGGGTTCCGATCATCTCCGCGGTCGGACATCAAACGGATATATTGTTAAGCGACTTTGCGGCGGACTATGCGACTCCAACGCCGACCGCGGCGGCCGAGCACGCGATTCCTAAGGAAGAGGATATCCTACAATTTTTATCTCAATTGGAAGCAAGATTGAGAACTTCGCTATCGGCTCGGGTTTCTTCGAGTAAAGATAGGCTTAGGCTTGTATCCGGAAAATTTATCTTCAAAGAACCGATGCAACTTCTCAATCAGAGAAGTCAGAGAGTGGATGAAATTGGGGTTCGACTTCAAAAAGCGGTTCAAAATAAATTGAGTCTCGCCCGAGTGAAATGGGAACGATATACAAATCTCACCCCTCGAATTCAGAACATTCTTTCTCACAAAAAACAAAGGGCTGAGTTTTTATTTTCCAAAGTGGAGGATCTTTCCCCTGTCTCCACGATGAAACGAGGATATTCGATCGTTCGAAACGGAAAAGGAAAAATCGTCACTTCACCGGAGCAGACAAAACCGGAAGAGGAATTACAAATTTTACTTGCGGGTGGAACGATGCAAGTGATTAGAAAAGGAAAATAA
- the gspN gene encoding type II secretion system protein GspN gives MKKKEEEFQEETALTPEEEEFLTLELQEEEEEVIPRFTLKQKLILIATGIFSFFIFMIWLFPLDEIIRSSLNSSSSQTGTIINFRDLSISVLGNVSLDTLEITTPSNLKIKTEETVLKTSLFGLIKRRFDGKFKLISLKIDTENGPLAKIKNLEGQGRFENLDSGLTKINGNLDLEIPAGSSGMIMELPEIPLLGELKNITVKKFLTKVNLQSGNLVFNDFTLDTSIARFDITGNIRLSENIAFSQLNLKICLELDRNFALERQDIEDMLTLLEKQSGGKCIPVMGTINKPEAKIPGLSGPPAPGGAQ, from the coding sequence ATGAAAAAAAAAGAAGAAGAATTTCAGGAAGAAACCGCACTCACCCCCGAAGAAGAAGAATTTCTTACTCTCGAACTCCAAGAGGAGGAAGAGGAGGTTATCCCCAGATTCACTCTTAAACAGAAATTAATCCTAATCGCTACTGGGATATTTTCCTTTTTCATTTTTATGATCTGGCTTTTTCCTTTGGATGAAATCATCCGTAGTTCGTTGAATTCCTCTTCTTCTCAAACGGGAACAATCATCAATTTTCGAGATTTGAGTATTTCCGTTTTAGGAAACGTCAGTTTAGACACTCTGGAAATCACAACCCCGTCCAACCTGAAAATCAAAACGGAAGAGACGGTCTTAAAAACGTCTTTGTTCGGATTGATAAAACGAAGGTTCGACGGTAAATTCAAATTGATTTCCTTAAAAATCGATACAGAGAACGGTCCTCTTGCAAAAATCAAAAACCTAGAAGGTCAGGGAAGATTTGAAAATTTAGATTCCGGGTTAACAAAGATCAATGGGAACTTAGATTTGGAAATACCGGCAGGATCTTCCGGTATGATTATGGAACTCCCCGAAATCCCATTACTTGGAGAATTGAAAAACATTACTGTCAAAAAATTTCTTACAAAGGTTAACCTTCAGTCCGGCAATTTAGTGTTTAACGATTTTACCCTAGATACCTCGATCGCACGTTTTGATATCACCGGAAACATTCGGTTATCAGAGAATATCGCTTTTTCTCAATTGAACCTTAAAATCTGTTTGGAACTGGATCGCAACTTCGCGTTGGAAAGACAGGATATAGAAGATATGCTGACTCTTTTGGAAAAACAAAGCGGAGGAAAGTGTATCCCGGTTATGGGAACGATCAACAAGCCGGAAGCCAAGATTCCGGGTTTATCGGGACCACCCGCGCCCGGCGGAGCTCAGTAA
- a CDS encoding vitamin B12-dependent ribonucleotide reductase: MKLNRHFTISQSGESSEIRWAKRNSKISNPDGSKVFEANDIRVPEGWSQVAVDILAQKYFRRKGIPKYLKKVQEDGIPAWLQKSVPDTEKLESLKPEDRFGGETSALEVFHRLAGCWTYWGYKYKYFSDEESAKVFYDEIVYMLATQMAAPNSPQWFNTGLNWAYGIDGKSQGHYYVDPATGKLVKSASAYEHPQPHACFIQSVDDDLVNEGGIMDLWVREARLFKYGSGTGTNFSNLRGENEPLSGGGKSSGLMSFLKIGDRAAGAIKSGGTTRRAAKMVCLDVDHPDIESFIDWKVTEEKKVASLVTGSMLNNRHLNAIISSCYEMETEDRFDPKKNSALRKTILEAKKVLIPDNYIKRVIDLAKQGYKEILFEELTTDWQSDAYNTVSGQNSNNSVRLTNEFMTAVEQDQPWNLYFRTEKERAKAEGRIPKPSETLRARELWEKISYAAWASADPGTQYHTTINEWHTCPEDGPIHASNPCSEYMFLDNTACNLASANLQKFVNLETLNFDVEGFRYLCRLWTIVLEISVTMAQFPSKEIAELSYKFRTLGLGYANLGSVLMILGIPYDSQEAMAITGAISSIMHMTSYATSAEMAKEQGPFAGYAKNKKHMLKVIRNHKRAAYNAPSGDYEGLTITPVGINPAFCPSYMLKAAQEDSDLALALGEKHGYRNAQVTVIAPTGTIGLVMDCDTTGIEPDFALVKFKKLAGGGYFKIINQSVPYGLKKLGYSPSEIEAIVNYCKGYATLNGAPIVNTQSLKEKGFTNEILEKVEASLPLAFDINFAFNKFNLGEDFLTRNLGIAKEIFDVPGFSLLEYLGFSKDDINKANDYVCGTMTIENAPFLKEKDYPVFDCANKCGKYGKRFLSYESHIRTMAAAQPFISGAISKTINLPEDAIVDDIKNAYFLSWKMMIKANALYRDGSKLSQPLNSVLELLNGIEVEEQEEVREAMISRDPVQIAEKVITKYISHRRKLPSRRAGYTQKAIVGGHKVYLRTGEYEDGQLGEIFIDMHKEGAAFRSLMNAFAISVSLGLQHGVPLEEYIDAFTFFKFEPNGIVSGNKHIKMSTSVIDYIFRELAITYLGRYDLGQVAPEDLRGDEIGSKRATAESNVREKETVTPAPVATAVADVSSKKEVETISYSQVISREKNPAPTGVALLEEVKLAKIKGYTGDSCSECGSFEMVRNGSCLKCMSCGSTTGCS, from the coding sequence ATGAAGCTGAACCGTCATTTTACCATTTCCCAAAGTGGAGAATCGTCTGAAATTCGCTGGGCGAAACGAAATTCCAAGATTTCCAATCCTGATGGATCAAAAGTTTTTGAAGCAAACGACATCCGTGTTCCCGAGGGTTGGTCGCAGGTTGCAGTTGATATCTTAGCTCAGAAATACTTTCGTCGAAAAGGAATTCCCAAGTATCTGAAAAAGGTACAAGAGGATGGAATTCCGGCATGGCTGCAAAAATCGGTTCCTGATACAGAAAAATTGGAATCCTTAAAACCGGAAGATCGTTTCGGCGGAGAGACCAGCGCTCTGGAAGTCTTTCATCGACTCGCGGGATGTTGGACGTATTGGGGATATAAATATAAATACTTCTCCGACGAAGAAAGCGCAAAAGTTTTCTATGATGAAATCGTATATATGCTCGCTACTCAGATGGCGGCTCCCAATTCTCCCCAGTGGTTCAATACCGGACTGAACTGGGCGTATGGAATTGATGGTAAATCTCAAGGTCATTATTATGTGGATCCCGCAACCGGAAAACTCGTAAAATCGGCTTCCGCGTATGAACATCCTCAACCACACGCATGTTTTATCCAAAGTGTGGATGACGATCTCGTCAACGAAGGTGGGATCATGGATCTTTGGGTGCGTGAGGCTCGTCTTTTTAAATACGGTTCCGGAACAGGAACTAATTTCTCCAATTTAAGAGGAGAAAATGAACCGCTTTCCGGCGGAGGAAAGAGTTCCGGTTTGATGAGTTTCTTAAAAATCGGAGATCGCGCTGCGGGTGCGATCAAGTCCGGTGGAACCACTCGTCGCGCGGCAAAGATGGTTTGTTTGGATGTGGATCATCCGGATATCGAAAGTTTTATCGATTGGAAAGTGACCGAAGAAAAAAAAGTCGCTTCTCTTGTGACCGGTTCCATGCTGAACAACCGCCACCTCAACGCGATCATATCCTCTTGTTACGAGATGGAAACCGAAGATCGTTTTGATCCTAAGAAGAATTCCGCTCTGAGAAAAACCATTCTCGAAGCAAAGAAGGTTCTGATTCCTGACAACTACATCAAACGAGTGATCGACCTTGCAAAACAGGGATACAAGGAAATTCTTTTTGAAGAATTGACTACCGACTGGCAATCAGACGCTTACAATACCGTATCCGGTCAGAACAGCAATAACTCCGTTCGTCTTACCAACGAGTTCATGACCGCAGTCGAACAAGACCAACCTTGGAATTTGTATTTTAGAACCGAGAAAGAAAGGGCAAAAGCAGAAGGTAGAATACCGAAACCTTCCGAGACTCTACGGGCAAGAGAACTTTGGGAAAAAATCTCTTATGCCGCTTGGGCGAGCGCGGATCCGGGAACTCAGTATCATACAACCATCAACGAGTGGCATACTTGTCCGGAAGACGGGCCGATCCATGCATCAAACCCCTGCTCCGAATATATGTTCCTAGATAACACCGCTTGTAACCTCGCCTCTGCGAATTTACAAAAGTTTGTAAACTTGGAAACGTTGAACTTTGACGTGGAAGGATTTCGTTATCTTTGTAGACTTTGGACCATCGTTCTTGAAATCTCCGTAACTATGGCTCAATTTCCTTCCAAGGAAATTGCAGAACTTTCTTATAAATTTCGCACCCTCGGTTTGGGTTACGCAAATTTAGGTTCCGTATTGATGATTCTCGGAATTCCTTATGATTCTCAAGAAGCGATGGCGATCACAGGTGCGATCTCTTCCATCATGCACATGACTAGCTATGCGACCTCCGCGGAAATGGCAAAAGAACAAGGTCCATTTGCAGGATATGCAAAGAATAAAAAGCATATGCTGAAAGTGATCCGTAACCACAAAAGAGCGGCATACAACGCTCCATCCGGCGACTACGAAGGTCTGACCATCACTCCTGTGGGAATCAATCCTGCATTCTGCCCTTCTTATATGCTCAAAGCGGCTCAAGAAGATTCGGATCTGGCTTTGGCTCTGGGAGAAAAACACGGGTATAGAAACGCGCAGGTAACTGTAATCGCGCCGACCGGAACCATCGGTTTGGTCATGGATTGTGATACGACTGGAATCGAGCCGGACTTTGCTCTCGTAAAGTTCAAAAAACTCGCCGGCGGCGGTTACTTCAAAATCATCAATCAATCGGTTCCTTACGGTTTGAAAAAACTGGGGTATTCTCCTTCCGAGATCGAAGCGATCGTAAACTACTGTAAAGGTTATGCGACTCTAAACGGAGCCCCCATAGTCAATACTCAATCCCTGAAAGAGAAAGGATTTACAAACGAGATTTTGGAAAAGGTGGAAGCGTCTCTTCCTCTTGCTTTTGATATCAACTTCGCGTTCAACAAGTTTAACTTGGGAGAGGATTTCTTAACCAGAAACTTAGGAATCGCAAAAGAAATTTTCGATGTTCCCGGCTTTTCTCTCTTGGAATACTTAGGTTTTTCAAAAGACGATATCAACAAAGCAAACGACTACGTTTGCGGAACGATGACGATCGAAAACGCTCCATTCTTAAAAGAGAAAGATTATCCGGTATTCGACTGTGCGAACAAATGCGGTAAGTATGGAAAAAGATTTCTATCGTACGAATCCCATATCCGTACAATGGCCGCGGCTCAGCCGTTTATCAGCGGTGCGATTTCCAAAACGATCAACCTTCCAGAAGACGCGATTGTGGACGATATCAAAAACGCATATTTCCTTTCTTGGAAAATGATGATCAAGGCGAACGCTCTTTACAGAGACGGATCCAAGCTTTCTCAACCTCTGAACTCGGTATTGGAACTCCTCAACGGAATCGAAGTGGAAGAACAAGAAGAAGTCAGAGAAGCAATGATCTCCAGAGATCCGGTTCAGATTGCTGAAAAAGTGATCACAAAATACATTTCTCACAGAAGAAAACTTCCGAGCAGAAGAGCCGGATACACTCAAAAGGCGATTGTAGGCGGCCACAAGGTTTATCTGAGAACCGGCGAATACGAAGACGGTCAACTCGGAGAGATTTTTATCGATATGCATAAGGAAGGAGCGGCTTTCAGAAGTCTGATGAATGCATTCGCAATCTCCGTATCTTTGGGACTTCAACACGGGGTTCCTTTGGAAGAATATATCGATGCATTTACGTTTTTTAAGTTTGAACCGAACGGAATCGTATCTGGAAACAAGCACATCAAGATGAGTACATCGGTAATCGATTATATTTTTAGGGAATTGGCGATCACCTATCTCGGAAGATACGATTTAGGACAGGTGGCTCCAGAAGATCTCAGAGGAGACGAGATCGGTTCCAAGCGTGCGACTGCAGAATCCAACGTCCGCGAAAAAGAAACCGTGACCCCGGCTCCCGTTGCGACTGCTGTCGCGGACGTTTCCTCGAAAAAAGAAGTAGAAACTATTTCCTATTCTCAAGTCATTTCCAGAGAAAAAAATCCGGCCCCGACAGGAGTTGCTCTTCTCGAAGAAGTAAAACTTGCGAAAATCAAAGGTTATACCGGTGATTCTTGTTCCGAGTGCGGATCTTTTGAAATGGTAAGAAACGGCTCTTGTCTCAAGTGTATGTCCTGCGGTTCTACGACGGGATGTTCTTGA
- a CDS encoding type II secretion system protein → MKTNSNNRNRFSFFNQNKRKGFNLIEVSIALALAGIAMTYTYMVISTGIRQQRMAAVISNAVHLAKIKMAQIDSVSVLQSDKTSGDIPGYPGYSFETAIGEEDMDLLKLAGKEGKKPEDLLGGRDSSMNKLIMQRSGQANQGAATAGIIRIFRIKVTIKYPTGNGTESYIAETFKSAQY, encoded by the coding sequence ATGAAAACGAACAGCAACAACCGTAATCGTTTTTCCTTTTTCAATCAAAACAAACGAAAGGGTTTCAACCTGATCGAAGTTTCCATCGCGCTTGCGTTAGCCGGAATTGCAATGACTTACACCTATATGGTGATCTCCACCGGGATCAGACAACAGAGAATGGCCGCGGTAATTTCAAACGCGGTCCATCTTGCAAAGATCAAAATGGCTCAAATCGATTCCGTCTCCGTACTTCAATCGGACAAAACTTCGGGTGATATCCCTGGATATCCCGGTTATAGTTTTGAAACGGCAATCGGCGAAGAGGATATGGATCTTTTGAAACTTGCAGGAAAGGAAGGAAAAAAACCGGAGGATCTTTTGGGTGGAAGAGATTCGTCGATGAATAAATTGATCATGCAAAGATCCGGACAAGCAAATCAAGGCGCGGCCACCGCGGGTATCATTCGAATCTTTAGAATCAAAGTAACGATCAAATATCCGACGGGGAACGGGACCGAATCGTATATCGCGGAAACTTTTAAATCGGCGCAGTATTGA
- a CDS encoding type II secretion system protein yields MKLRSIRKGFTLIELIVVIAILAGLISILASTAANFIVPSSSDAAQTLKQAAEFCYRKSILTNTTMVLELDIDKDTYTVKKLRRDEAGIKEELVFKPQKLPYNSEIIDITDIRGFRYSKGIVKVPYTYLGIAADYSVHLGNDPSIYRTLTIYRYGGKVTILEGEQFHTSSKLADDKNRKERDENEQQQP; encoded by the coding sequence ATGAAACTAAGAAGTATCCGGAAAGGATTTACCCTGATCGAGTTAATCGTAGTCATTGCGATTCTCGCGGGGTTGATTAGCATTCTTGCAAGTACGGCAGCAAATTTTATAGTTCCGTCTAGTTCGGACGCGGCACAAACGCTAAAACAAGCGGCGGAATTTTGTTATCGTAAATCCATTCTTACAAACACGACGATGGTTCTTGAATTGGATATAGACAAGGATACGTATACGGTTAAAAAACTTCGAAGAGACGAAGCGGGGATCAAAGAAGAATTAGTATTTAAACCGCAAAAACTGCCTTACAATTCCGAAATTATTGACATCACAGACATTCGTGGATTTCGATATTCCAAAGGAATCGTAAAAGTTCCTTATACCTATTTAGGAATCGCAGCGGATTACAGCGTCCATTTGGGAAACGATCCTTCCATCTATCGAACTCTCACCATCTATCGATACGGAGGAAAGGTTACGATTTTAGAAGGGGAACAGTTTCATACGTCCTCAAAACTCGCAGACGATAAAAATAGGAAAGAACGGGATGAAAACGAACAGCAACAACCGTAA
- the pilM gene encoding pilus assembly protein PilM, with translation MFIYDQFLAIDYGTSTIKGVLFQKVLGKLSILRSEIMNITHGEEDEYRHNILRFINSYFPGETSIVLNLPLDRLFVRELHIPLTTVKAIREVIPFEVENRIPFPMETVEVTGSIWRIDQEKSDVIAYSAHHSELDFITSPFLNTNIIFRGLYVDSVSLSSVIAQHSHKEITSKNCAQADIGGRVTILNILVEGKVAHTRYISVGGDTLTEQIASDLKIPFEKAEAIKLSLQFEPFGGEEDGLNLFAKEFKLKVADIKKAFQSVVKFSEKLSSEIHRSIVSMNETERPEVLYLSGGGSKIRGIESAFGESLGLITRRYDFLSLDGDIFSTCFGMGYHFGFTKKDRIDFIDTPHVKRINKNILNFEQFRPHLIFSGISLFILITVFFVGIVIDKRKLSANEKLLAEKFQKGFGRSPEEDSDILEYAAKIKNDEKKKTEIYRLYLSKPSILDILFELSMNFPSADMQPFQLDQFDYDQDLVKIGGRVNEFSEIGIVQRSLEKSPMFKEIEVTNKRLMQGVKSYKVSFTISMKVVNKPVSSEESFQ, from the coding sequence ATGTTTATTTACGATCAATTTCTCGCAATCGATTACGGAACGAGCACGATCAAGGGAGTTCTCTTTCAAAAAGTTCTTGGAAAGCTCAGTATTTTACGTTCTGAAATTATGAACATCACCCATGGGGAAGAAGACGAATATAGACACAATATTCTTCGATTTATCAATTCTTATTTTCCGGGAGAAACCAGCATCGTTTTGAATCTTCCTCTGGATCGTCTTTTTGTGAGGGAATTGCATATCCCGCTTACGACGGTAAAAGCGATCCGAGAAGTCATTCCTTTCGAGGTAGAAAATAGAATTCCGTTTCCTATGGAAACCGTGGAAGTAACAGGAAGTATCTGGAGAATCGACCAGGAAAAATCCGATGTGATCGCGTATTCCGCTCATCATTCCGAATTGGATTTTATTACTTCCCCTTTTTTAAATACCAACATCATTTTCCGCGGACTGTATGTGGATTCGGTCAGTCTTTCCTCCGTGATCGCTCAACATTCGCACAAAGAAATCACATCCAAAAACTGCGCTCAAGCGGATATCGGCGGCAGAGTTACGATCCTGAATATTCTTGTAGAAGGAAAAGTCGCGCACACAAGATATATTTCCGTCGGAGGGGATACACTCACGGAACAAATCGCATCCGATCTCAAAATTCCTTTTGAAAAGGCGGAGGCGATCAAACTCTCATTGCAGTTCGAACCGTTTGGCGGAGAAGAAGACGGACTCAATCTTTTCGCAAAAGAATTCAAACTCAAGGTTGCGGATATCAAGAAGGCCTTTCAGAGTGTTGTGAAGTTTTCTGAAAAATTATCTTCCGAAATTCATAGAAGCATCGTGTCTATGAACGAAACCGAAAGACCGGAGGTTCTATATCTTTCGGGGGGGGGAAGCAAAATTCGCGGAATCGAATCCGCGTTCGGAGAATCTTTGGGTCTTATCACTCGTAGATACGACTTTCTTTCCTTGGATGGAGACATCTTCTCGACTTGTTTCGGAATGGGTTATCATTTCGGATTCACCAAAAAAGATAGGATCGATTTTATCGATACTCCGCACGTAAAACGAATCAATAAGAATATTCTAAACTTCGAACAGTTTCGTCCTCATTTGATTTTTTCAGGAATTTCCTTATTCATTCTGATCACGGTCTTTTTTGTAGGAATTGTAATCGATAAAAGAAAGCTGAGCGCCAACGAGAAACTTCTTGCTGAAAAATTTCAAAAAGGTTTTGGACGATCCCCTGAAGAAGACAGCGATATTTTAGAATACGCCGCAAAGATAAAAAACGATGAAAAGAAGAAGACAGAAATTTACAGACTCTATCTTAGTAAACCGAGTATTTTAGACATCCTATTCGAACTTTCCATGAACTTTCCTTCCGCTGACATGCAACCGTTTCAATTAGACCAATTCGATTACGATCAGGATCTGGTTAAGATCGGAGGAAGAGTAAACGAGTTTAGCGAAATCGGAATCGTCCAAAGATCGCTTGAAAAATCACCTATGTTTAAGGAAATCGAAGTCACAAACAAAAGATTGATGCAGGGTGTAAAAAGCTATAAAGTATCCTTTACAATTTCCATGAAGGTAGTCAACAAGCCGGTTTCTTCAGAGGAGTCCTTTCAGTAG
- a CDS encoding exodeoxyribonuclease VII small subunit, with protein MPESKSKISFEEALLELEQIAEKLERQDFSLEESLKAYERGMELKKICQGILDTAEGKIEALTKDESKKTNKTGFRGEPKTAETKITPSIDTEDLF; from the coding sequence ATGCCAGAATCGAAATCTAAAATCTCTTTTGAAGAAGCGCTTCTTGAGCTTGAACAAATCGCCGAAAAACTGGAACGTCAAGACTTCAGTTTGGAAGAATCTCTCAAAGCATACGAAAGAGGAATGGAGCTAAAAAAAATTTGTCAGGGGATTCTGGATACGGCGGAAGGAAAGATCGAAGCCCTCACCAAGGACGAATCTAAAAAAACCAATAAAACCGGATTTCGCGGAGAACCCAAAACTGCCGAAACAAAGATCACACCTTCGATTGATACGGAAGATCTTTTTTAA
- a CDS encoding type II secretion system protein GspJ, translated as MMRTYSIRNGFTMIEISIVVMILGIIFTGIFSTYYTALKISRESSSPGGAAKRDILMTMENIRSTISMAFFHQSQRRLIFIGKNDGRSGERKDRLDFAATHPNSEETSMPEVREVSFYLKPMAENSDYNVLIRREDEMVDRYPKSGGTEYELLGYVKSFQLKYSKTGAKWEDEWDSKLTKVLPRLIRIELIVNSGHREVRYETLAFPGILFK; from the coding sequence ATGATGAGGACATATTCTATACGCAACGGTTTTACGATGATCGAGATTTCGATCGTAGTTATGATTTTAGGAATTATCTTTACCGGAATTTTTTCAACATATTACACCGCCCTCAAAATCTCAAGAGAATCGTCTTCTCCGGGTGGAGCCGCTAAAAGGGATATCCTGATGACGATGGAAAATATCCGAAGTACGATCTCTATGGCTTTTTTTCACCAATCGCAAAGAAGATTGATCTTTATCGGAAAAAACGACGGTAGAAGCGGGGAAAGAAAAGATCGATTGGACTTTGCGGCGACTCATCCGAATTCGGAAGAAACTTCGATGCCCGAGGTCAGAGAGGTTTCCTTTTATTTAAAACCGATGGCCGAAAATTCGGATTACAATGTTCTAATTCGAAGAGAGGACGAGATGGTGGATCGGTATCCGAAATCGGGGGGAACCGAATATGAACTCCTTGGATACGTAAAAAGCTTTCAGCTCAAGTATTCCAAGACGGGAGCCAAATGGGAAGACGAATGGGATTCTAAACTCACCAAGGTTTTACCGAGATTGATCCGGATCGAACTGATCGTAAACTCCGGACATAGGGAGGTTCGTTATGAAACGCTCGCGTTTCCGGGAATTCTTTTTAAGTAA